The genomic stretch CAGCTCGACGGCGGACACATCGTCTACGCCCTCCTCGGCGGCCTCCACAGGACCGTATCCGTCGCAACCGTCGCCGTCCTCCTTGTGCTCGGCAACTTCACCTGGCCCGGCTGGATAGTGTGGGCCCTTCTCGGCGTAATCATAGGAGTGGGCCATCCGCCGGTTCTCGACGGCCACCGGCGGCTCGACGCCCGCAGAAAGGCCCTGGGAGCGGCTTCGCTCATCGTATTTGTATTGACTTTCATACCTTCGCCGTTTTATATTATCACCCCATGAAGGAATTCACCGAAGAAGAACTCAAGCTCTACGACGGCAGCACGCCGGGCAGGCCGGTCTACTTCGCCTACAACGGCAAGGTATACGACGTTACCGACAACCCGCTCTTCATCGACGGAGTCCACTTCGAACACTACGCCGGTCTCGACCTGTCGGCCGACATGGCCGACGCCCCCCACGGCGAGGAGGTCCTCGAGGAGCTTACCGTCGTAGGCACCTACGTGGACTGAAGGCGGCTGCCGCGGACTCGTCCCCCGGGGACCCCCTTTTGACCGATCCTTCCGGCAACCTCCATATCCTATGAAGATAATATTCCTCGGATGCGGGACTTCCACGGGCGTTCCGGTCATCGGATGTCACTGCAGCGTATGCTCGTCCGACGAACCGAAGAACAAGCGAACGCGCTCTTCCATACTGGTAAGGACCGGCTCGATGAATATCCTCGTCGACGCATCGACGGACCTCCGCGCCCAGTCGCTTGAAAACGGCGTCGAGCGCATCGACGCCGTCCTCTTCACCCACCCCCATGCAGACCACATACACGGCATAGACGAGCTCAGGGCCTTCAACTTCCTCCAGGGCTCGTCCATCCCCTGCTACGGCAGCCCCCACACCATCGCGCGCATACGCTCCATGTTCGACTACATATTCACCGACACGCCGGGATGCGGATGGAAACCGAGGCTCACCACCCATGAGGTCACCGGACCGTTCAACCTCTTCGGAGTGGAGATAACGCCCGTCGAGATAGAGCACGGCGCCGACAGGATACTGGGCTTCAGGTTCGACGAGGCGGCATACATTACCGACTGCAGCCGCATCCCGGACAGCTCCATGGAAAAGCTGCTGGGCCTGAAAGTGCTCATAATCGGCGCCCTGCGGCAGAAACCCCATCCAAGCCACTTCACCATCGATCAGGCCCTCTCCGTCGCGGGCGAGCTCAAGCCCCGACTGACGGTCCTCACCCACCTCGGCCACGGAATGGACTACCGCCGCGACAACCCCCCTCTTGCCCCCCATGCCACCATGGCCTACGACGGCATGGAACTCGACTTACTTTCTTTTTGAGAAAAAGAAAGTAAGCAAAGAAAAACCGATGAATCTTCATGGGCGTCGTTGTCACGAAGGCACGCAAAGCGGCCTTCGGCCTCATACCTCGCGCGTGTTGTTTGTTTGATTATTGATTGATTGTTTGATTGAGTGATGGAAGAAAGGGGTATTCTTGGCGGTCTGTTTTCGTGACGGTGAAAGCCTCGTTTCGTTGACTTTTTGTGAGGTTGCTGTATAATTTTAGCGTATTTTTGTTTGGGAACGGGGCAAAGGGAGATTTTGGGTAGAATAAATGAAAGACGTATTCCCTATATTATTTAACATCTTATTTTTCTTGACATTAATCTGGCTGTATTTGTGCCACAAAATGTTCGGTATTCTACGCACGAGACATCCGGAGAAATATGAAGCCATGGGTAAGCCGAGTCTAATAATGAATAATTCAATTTCAAACAATATATCATTCATGAAGTTTTTACTTAAAAGGGAGTGGGAGGAATTGAACGACGAAGGTCTGGCTAATTTATGTAAAGGCATGTTGGTTTTTGTTGCTCTGTATTTAATCTTGTTTTTTAGTCTGATTTTCAGTATGTCATTAGACATTGCGCCATAACAAGGCGCTCAAGCTGACTGCCATTCCTCTGTTTAAATTGTCAATTGGACAGAATTTCCCATCTTTTACTCGCTTGCCGAAAATACAGCCCCCCTGGGGTGCCTGGAGGCAAAGGCGTAACAAACCCCGCCTGGCGCCTCCAGGCACCCCAGGGGGGCCGTTTCAAATACCCGAATACCCCGCCGAATAACCGGCGCGCGTTATCTTCTTTGAAGGAGCCTGAAGGTTTTATTCCGGGGAAATTAAGAAGGGCTTCCTGCGGGGTGTCATTATCCGATTGAATTTATCGCTGTCCCCTGGAGGTCGTGGCGCAAAGGCGTAAACGATCCCGCCTGGCGCGCCCCGACCTCCAGGGAAGAGCTTCACGAAAAGACCGCCTCCCATACAATAAAAGGAGTCTACAGCCTCATGGGCATGACGATATAGGTATAGTCGTCGCGTCCCACAGGAAGGAGTTTTACGGGGCTTGCGTTGTCCTTCAGCTCGAGCATCACCTCTTCGTCATCGAGCACCTCGAGCACGTCTATGAAGTACCTGGCGTTGAAGGCGGCCTCGAGCTCTTCGTCGTCGTAACGGATGTCGAGCTCTTCCGTGGCGTCCCCCACGTCAGGGCTTGCAAAGCTCAGCGTAAGCTTCTGCTTGGAAAAATTGAACCTCACGCCCTTTATCTTGTCTGTCGAGAGGATGGACACACGCCGCAGCGCGGCGAGAAGTTCGCTCCTCTCCGCCACCGCCTTCTTGTCGTTGTCTCTCGGTATGACCTGCCTGTAATCGGGAAAATCGCCATCGATGAGCCTTATGTAGACGTAGGTGTCGCCCTGCCTTGCAACGGCGCTCTTTTCACTGAGACCGAAGAGAAGCGGCTCCTCCTTCTCTTCAAGCAGTCTCTTGAGTTCCGCCACCCCCTTCCTCGGCAGTATGACCCCTTCGCTGGCGTCTCCCTCCATGCCCTCGGCCTCTCCCTCCACCACTGCAAGACGGTGGCCGTCGGTTGTGACGAACCTTATCCTCGAGTCCTCCCTCTCCATGAGAAAGCCGTTTATGTTATAGCGCGTCTCGTCGGTGGAGACGGCGAACGCCGTGTGGATTATCATGGTGTCGAGTGTCTCCGGATCAACGCGCCTTAGCGTGGACTCGTCTATGGCGGGGAAGGCGGGAAACTCGGAGGCCGCTATGCCGGGGAGGTGAAAGATCGCCTTCGAGCCCTTTACGGTCAACCTTTCACCGTCCGTCGAGAAGTCTATATCGCCCTCGGGAAGCTCCTTTACGATGTCGAAGAGCTTCTTGGCATTGACCGTGACGGCCCCTTCCTCCATGACAGCACCTTCGCAGGCGTCCTTTATGAAGATCTCAAGGTCCGTTGCCATGGTGACGATCCTGCCGTCGGCGGCCTCGATATATACATTGGCGAGGATGGGCTTGGTGTTACGCTTTTCAACGACACCCTGTATCCTCTGCAGAAGTTTCAGAAGCGAGCTCTTGTCAGCATGGAATTTCATCCGCACATTCCCCCGACTCTACTGATAATAGTCTTTATATATCTCAAAAGATTTAGTAGCAGTGACTGTTGGCAAGTTGATTAGTGGCGCAACCTGCCGTAATGTCTCTCATTTACGCTGTTGGCAAGGTGTGCCGGAAAAGAGCGGTTTTCAACACTAACGCTCCGTGCCCGCCCTGTTTCGCCGGAACGTCCCTTTTTACCAACACACCGTACACATAATCCACCACCTTTTCCACAGCGGATAAAGGCTCAGTCAAGTCCCAGGTCCGCCCGCAGCGTCTTTATCGAGCCCCGCAGCTCCGGGTTGGTCTCTATCTCCTTTTCAATCTTCTTGTAGGCGTGAATGGCCGTGGAGTGATCCTTTCCGCCGAAGGCCGATCCGATCTCGGGAAAAGAGAACTTGCCGTAGCGGCGGGAGAGGTACATGGCCACCTGTCGCGGATAGGCAACGGTCTTGTGTCTTCGCTTTGACTTTATGTCCGATACCTTGATGTTGTAGAAGGCCGACACCGCCTTCTGTATCTCGGCGATGGTCAAGCTCTTCTCCTTCTTCTCCTTTATGAGGTTCCTGAGGGCTTCCTTGGCGTTCGCAAGGCTTATCTCCTTGCCCGTGAGACTCGTTACCGCCACGACACGGTTTAAGTGACCCTCGAGCTCGCGCACGTTAGAGCCGCTCACAGAGGCTATGAGCTCCGATACCTCGTCAGGCAGATGTATGCCCAGTGAAGAGGCCTTCTTTCGGACTATGGCTATCTTCGTCTCCTCGTCGGGCGGCTGTATGTCGGCCACCAGACCCCACTCGAAACGGCTCCTCAGCCTCTCCTCTATGCCGTCTATATCCTTCGGGTACTTGTCGCACGTGACGATTATCTGTTTGTGGGATTCGTATAAGGTATTGAATATATGGAAGAATTCTTCCTGTGTCCTCTCCTTTTTGGCCCAGAACTGGATGTCGTCTATGAGCAGCAGGTCGGTCTCCGAGAACTTGCCGCGAAATTCGATCATCTTGCTGCGGCTCACGTAGTTTATGAACTCGTTCATGAAGTTCTGCGAGGTGTAGTAAGAGACCTTCTTGGCGCCGATGCGCTCTATTACGCTGTGCGCTATGGCCTGGAGCAGGTGCGTCTTGCCCAGACCCACACCTCCGTAGATGAACAGCGGGTTGTACCTTCCGGCAAGGTGCTCGGTCACGGCCACACACGCCGCATGGGCGAATTCATTGGTCTTTCCGATGACGAAGTTCTCGAAGGTGTAGTTGGGGTTGAGCCCCTCGACGGCGACCGTCTTCTTTGATCTCCTCGGCGAAGATCTTCTCTGCCTCGGCCTCTCCTTTTCCTCCTTGCCCCTGTTGTCGTCCTTTATCTTCCAGCATACCTTGAGGTCCCTGTCCGCAACCTTCCTCAGCACGTCGAGTATGAGGGGCTGGTAGTGCTCCTTTATCCATTCGAGGAAGAAACGGTTCGGCACCTCGAGCTCAAGGGTGCCGTCACCTCCGCCACAGACGCGGATGGGCCGGAACCACGTGGCGAAATGCTGCTCGCTTACGTGCCTGCCCACGTCCACAAGGCAGTTCTTCCATATGGTTTCCGTAATGTTTTCCATTGGTTGAGTGAATGAATCAGGAGGTTATAAACAGGGTTATAAACAAGTGTTGATATCTTGCATACATTCGGAGAGGTCACCACTGTACCAGAGTCGAAAACCTTTGGCAAGTGCTTTTCCGGCTCAAAATCACAAGTCTTCGATTGTGAAAGAGAATTTTTTTTGTCCCCTCCAATAGGTGGAACTTCCGGCAAAGGCTCTGTACGCTGCGCTTTCCCACTCCCCTGATTTTACTTGTGAAATAAGAGTGATAGTCAATGACGGTCTGTATTCGTGACGGCCCCTGGGGTGCCTGGAGGCGCCAGGCGGGGTTTGTTACGCCTTTGCCTCCAGGCATCCCAGGGGCCGTCTCCCCCTCGGGATCACGGATAGATTCCGCGAAGCGATGCCGCTGCGGCCACCCTCCCCACTGCCAGTATCATTGCGGCCGTCCTCATGTCGGTCTTTTTGGAGAGCGACGTCTCCAGCACCGCATCGAAGGCCCTTGTCATTATCTTTCTGAGTTTCTTGTTCACGTCCTCTTCCTCCCAGAAGAAGCGCTGGAGATCCTGAACCCACTCGAAGTAAGAGACCACGACGCCGCCTGCGTTGGCGAGCACGTCGGGGATTACGAACACGCCCTTTTCCTTGAGTATAGCGTCGGCCTCCGACGTGGTGGGATGATTGGCCGCCTCCGCAATGATGCGGGCCTTTATGTCCGCCGCGTTCGAGCGGTTTATCTGTCCTTCCAGGGCCGCCGGCACGAGCAGATCCACGTCCAGGGCGATGAGCTCCGCCGGTTTCATATCGTCTGCGCCGTCGAAGCCCGCGACCGAGCCGCCTGCGTCCTTGTGGCGCGCGAGCGCGTCGATATCGAGACCGCCGGCGTTGTGGACGGCTCCCCTTGAGTCTGAAACGGCGACGACCCTGGCGCCGGCGCCGCTCAAAAGCGCGGCCAGGGTCGAACCGACCTTGCCGAAACCGATTATGGAGACCCTGAGACCGTCGAGACTCATGCCGAGGTGG from Deltaproteobacteria bacterium encodes the following:
- the dnaN gene encoding DNA polymerase III subunit beta — protein: MKFHADKSSLLKLLQRIQGVVEKRNTKPILANVYIEAADGRIVTMATDLEIFIKDACEGAVMEEGAVTVNAKKLFDIVKELPEGDIDFSTDGERLTVKGSKAIFHLPGIAASEFPAFPAIDESTLRRVDPETLDTMIIHTAFAVSTDETRYNINGFLMEREDSRIRFVTTDGHRLAVVEGEAEGMEGDASEGVILPRKGVAELKRLLEEKEEPLLFGLSEKSAVARQGDTYVYIRLIDGDFPDYRQVIPRDNDKKAVAERSELLAALRRVSILSTDKIKGVRFNFSKQKLTLSFASPDVGDATEELDIRYDDEELEAAFNARYFIDVLEVLDDEEVMLELKDNASPVKLLPVGRDDYTYIVMPMRL
- a CDS encoding Glu/Leu/Phe/Val dehydrogenase, with the translated sequence MVVEERSAFSEVIEGVDLANGYLNLPAGLVKRLKTPMRSLEVSVPVEMDDGRLEIFKGYRVQYDTARGPGKGGIRYHRDVTLDEIKALAALMTWKCALVDIPFGGAKGGVACDTTVMSTAEKERLTRRFTYEIGIIIGPESDIPAPDMYTDEQVMAWMMDTYSMMKGHAVPGVVTGKPICLGGSLGRHRATAEGVFILITEALTHLGMSLDGLRVSIIGFGKVGSTLAALLSGAGARVVAVSDSRGAVHNAGGLDIDALARHKDAGGSVAGFDGADDMKPAELIALDVDLLVPAALEGQINRSNAADIKARIIAEAANHPTTSEADAILKEKGVFVIPDVLANAGGVVVSYFEWVQDLQRFFWEEEDVNKKLRKIMTRAFDAVLETSLSKKTDMRTAAMILAVGRVAAAASLRGIYP
- a CDS encoding MBL fold metallo-hydrolase, whose product is MKIIFLGCGTSTGVPVIGCHCSVCSSDEPKNKRTRSSILVRTGSMNILVDASTDLRAQSLENGVERIDAVLFTHPHADHIHGIDELRAFNFLQGSSIPCYGSPHTIARIRSMFDYIFTDTPGCGWKPRLTTHEVTGPFNLFGVEITPVEIEHGADRILGFRFDEAAYITDCSRIPDSSMEKLLGLKVLIIGALRQKPHPSHFTIDQALSVAGELKPRLTVLTHLGHGMDYRRDNPPLAPHATMAYDGMELDLLSF
- the dnaA gene encoding chromosomal replication initiator protein DnaA, producing the protein MENITETIWKNCLVDVGRHVSEQHFATWFRPIRVCGGGDGTLELEVPNRFFLEWIKEHYQPLILDVLRKVADRDLKVCWKIKDDNRGKEEKERPRQRRSSPRRSKKTVAVEGLNPNYTFENFVIGKTNEFAHAACVAVTEHLAGRYNPLFIYGGVGLGKTHLLQAIAHSVIERIGAKKVSYYTSQNFMNEFINYVSRSKMIEFRGKFSETDLLLIDDIQFWAKKERTQEEFFHIFNTLYESHKQIIVTCDKYPKDIDGIEERLRSRFEWGLVADIQPPDEETKIAIVRKKASSLGIHLPDEVSELIASVSGSNVRELEGHLNRVVAVTSLTGKEISLANAKEALRNLIKEKKEKSLTIAEIQKAVSAFYNIKVSDIKSKRRHKTVAYPRQVAMYLSRRYGKFSFPEIGSAFGGKDHSTAIHAYKKIEKEIETNPELRGSIKTLRADLGLD